A window from Nitrospira sp. ND1 encodes these proteins:
- a CDS encoding DUF1272 domain-containing protein, translating into MVELRPTCEHCNKPLPPDSREARICSYECTFCAACVESVLGNVYPNCGGGFVPRPIRPSKNWKGDNFLGQDPASTTTKNRPVDLAAHESFSAAIKTIPPEKR; encoded by the coding sequence ATGGTGGAACTCAGACCAACCTGCGAGCACTGCAACAAACCTCTGCCGCCCGACTCACGTGAAGCACGCATCTGCTCCTATGAATGTACCTTCTGTGCGGCCTGCGTGGAGTCGGTCTTAGGCAATGTCTACCCGAACTGTGGTGGCGGTTTCGTGCCCAGACCCATCAGGCCCTCGAAGAACTGGAAAGGCGACAACTTTCTTGGCCAGGACCCGGCGAGCACAACAACAAAAAACAGGCCGGTCGATCTCGCGGCTCATGAGTCGTTCTCCGCCGCTATTAAAACCATACCGCCTGAAAAACGATAG
- a CDS encoding YajD family HNH nuclease — MTRSNQSQRDHNLRERALKLFPWICAHCGREFDGKKLSQLTVHHKDHNHDNNPPDGSNWELLCLYCHDNEHQRYQATDSSDATSPRRQEEQPSTFTPFAHLSDLLKHKT; from the coding sequence ATGACACGGAGCAACCAGTCTCAGCGCGACCACAATCTTCGAGAACGCGCACTCAAGTTATTTCCTTGGATCTGCGCGCACTGCGGGCGTGAATTTGACGGCAAGAAGCTGAGCCAGCTCACCGTCCACCACAAGGACCACAACCACGACAATAATCCACCCGACGGGAGCAACTGGGAGCTACTCTGTCTCTACTGTCACGACAATGAGCACCAGCGGTATCAAGCCACTGATTCGTCGGATGCAACGTCGCCACGTCGGCAAGAAGAGCAACCTTCAACCTTCACGCCCTTCGCCCATCTCTCAGACTTACTCAAACATAAAACCTAG
- a CDS encoding type II toxin-antitoxin system RelE/ParE family toxin yields MRILEYFDIKSRSPFAAWFEGLPAVASAKVAAALYQLAAGNWSNVKGVGAGVFERKIDAGPGYRVYFGKDGDRLVILLGGSTKQRQQQAIETARDRWADYRRRKGTRT; encoded by the coding sequence ATACGCATACTCGAATATTTTGACATCAAGTCGCGTTCGCCTTTTGCCGCATGGTTCGAAGGCCTCCCTGCTGTCGCTTCAGCAAAAGTTGCCGCAGCGCTGTATCAGTTAGCTGCTGGGAACTGGTCGAATGTGAAGGGAGTTGGAGCTGGAGTGTTTGAACGGAAGATCGATGCCGGGCCGGGCTATCGCGTCTATTTCGGGAAGGACGGTGACCGGCTTGTGATCTTGCTAGGTGGCAGCACAAAGCAGCGTCAGCAACAGGCGATCGAGACGGCTAGAGACCGGTGGGCAGACTACCGTCGCCGCAAGGGCACCAGGACGTAA
- a CDS encoding DNA-binding protein: protein MALTRQFKDTVTARAERDPRFREALFAEALNAYFSGDTTVGKAILRDLVNATIGFEELALTLKKPSKSLHRMLGPGGNPSTDNFFSILNALQKKARVTLRVTAKAS from the coding sequence ATGGCACTCACACGACAGTTCAAAGACACGGTAACGGCGCGCGCGGAGCGTGATCCGCGTTTTCGTGAGGCGCTGTTTGCGGAGGCGCTGAATGCTTATTTCTCCGGCGATACGACTGTGGGCAAGGCCATCCTCCGCGATCTGGTTAATGCCACCATCGGGTTTGAGGAGCTCGCCCTGACGCTCAAGAAGCCGAGCAAAAGCTTGCATCGGATGTTGGGTCCAGGGGGGAATCCAAGCACCGACAACTTCTTCAGTATCCTGAACGCGCTCCAGAAGAAGGCTCGCGTCACATTGCGCGTGACGGCCAAAGCCAGCTAA
- a CDS encoding antibiotic biosynthesis monooxygenase: MPHVLIIHEVEAYPAWKAVFDGAADLRKRAGEISYQLLRYDQDANSIVHFSAWSSLENARRFFESLELVELRRAAGVKAPDFLYLEEIERGVL; the protein is encoded by the coding sequence ATGCCCCACGTGTTGATTATTCACGAAGTCGAAGCCTACCCCGCCTGGAAAGCTGTGTTCGATGGCGCGGCGGATCTGCGGAAACGTGCCGGAGAAATCAGCTACCAGCTCCTGCGCTACGACCAAGATGCGAATAGCATTGTCCACTTCTCGGCCTGGTCTAGCTTGGAGAACGCCCGGCGCTTCTTCGAGTCCCTGGAATTGGTCGAATTGAGGCGAGCTGCCGGAGTGAAAGCGCCGGATTTTCTGTATCTGGAAGAGATCGAGCGAGGGGTGCTCTAG